In one Corallococcus silvisoli genomic region, the following are encoded:
- a CDS encoding tetratricopeptide repeat protein, whose product MLKRPIAAAATLAAALLVLCVALCAVVLVRAGREPSRITALGARAYAGHDRGAKWELHLLALAGRPRANLMIGEATLDGAAGVPPAEGLPYLRRAAEAGDRTAQRVLGKALLRGRGGIAKEPSEASRWLQAAAEAGDPAAAYYLGVLYRTPGVPGHSLSEAIPWLRRAADQHLPAALFVLGNAYRSGAGVAMDERKALDCYTEAAELDHPESIQALAMAYQQGELGLAVDPEKAAELIRDLEHAIHDAPANP is encoded by the coding sequence ATGCTGAAGCGTCCCATCGCCGCCGCGGCGACCCTCGCGGCGGCGCTCCTCGTCCTCTGCGTCGCCCTCTGCGCCGTCGTCCTGGTTCGCGCCGGGCGCGAGCCCTCCCGCATCACCGCGCTCGGCGCCAGGGCCTATGCCGGCCATGACCGGGGGGCGAAGTGGGAGCTGCACCTGCTGGCCCTGGCAGGGCGGCCCCGCGCGAACCTGATGATCGGAGAGGCGACCTTGGACGGCGCGGCGGGGGTCCCTCCCGCGGAGGGGCTGCCGTACCTGCGCCGTGCGGCGGAGGCGGGGGACCGGACGGCTCAGCGCGTTCTTGGAAAGGCGCTGCTGCGCGGTCGAGGCGGCATCGCGAAGGAGCCATCGGAAGCCAGCCGATGGCTCCAGGCGGCGGCGGAGGCAGGAGACCCCGCCGCGGCCTATTACCTCGGCGTGCTGTACCGCACGCCGGGGGTGCCAGGGCATTCCTTGAGCGAGGCCATCCCCTGGCTGCGCCGCGCGGCCGACCAGCACCTGCCAGCGGCCTTGTTCGTCCTTGGCAACGCGTACCGTTCAGGAGCCGGGGTCGCGATGGACGAGCGCAAGGCGCTGGATTGCTACACCGAGGCCGCGGAGCTGGATCATCCCGAGTCCATCCAGGCGCTCGCCATGGCGTACCAGCAAGGGGAGCTGGGCCTCGCGGTCGACCCGGAGAAGGCCGCGGAGCTGATCCGGGACCTCGAGCACGCCATCCACGACGCGCCCGCCAATCCTTGA
- a CDS encoding bifunctional 2',3'-cyclic-nucleotide 2'-phosphodiesterase/3'-nucleotidase, translating into MIAKLSRSTAAMLLASAMTLSACEGPQGPAGGNGSPGPAGEDGAQGPAGPAGPTGPEGQPGTLPTQPTAVGTTAELALLESTDLHTNIRSYDYYKLAEDKSLGFERLATLIKAARMEFRNSLLVDNGDTIQGTVLSDFQALVQPLRCDQTLAMYKVMNALNYDVAGVGNHEFNYGLDFLSQVTGSRFEVNGTPNPSATKCAGPRFPIVLANVLSAKTEKPLFQPYTLIEKAVTAIDPSGKEVAAKVKVGFIAFTPPAIMNWDKRWLEGKVYTAGLKETAEKYVPEMKSKGADIIVAISHGGLDDRTYSPTMENGSYHLSQVPGVDALLLGHSHQVFPDAASTQAQFNLPGVDKKAGTVNGVPAVMANFWGKHLGVIALQLTFDGTRWSIDKTKTRVEARSTQFADKTYVDVEPAIAALVRTEHEGTITYVKTAIGASDFRMTTYFADVGEVGAVQIVNQAQAAYVDQYVKNNLPQYAALPVISVSAPFKSGFGGGGDFTDVAAGNLAINNAADLYLYPNTLYAVKVTGAGLKAWLEMATTRFNKIDPTKPAAQSLISTFPGYNFDMPTTADIQYEIDVTQDVGDRIKNLSYKGTAVSEGQEFIVATNNYRASGGGGFPGLDGSNIILASPDANRDVLINYVKEAKNLTRVANGAARSWRFTQVTTAGPVTFASAQGKLDVAQAAGLNNISVLNADDGTGKGMALYAIDLSK; encoded by the coding sequence ATGATTGCGAAGCTCTCGCGCTCCACCGCCGCCATGCTGCTGGCGAGCGCCATGACCCTTTCCGCGTGCGAGGGCCCCCAGGGCCCTGCCGGCGGAAACGGCTCCCCGGGCCCCGCCGGTGAAGACGGTGCCCAGGGCCCTGCTGGACCTGCTGGACCCACCGGCCCCGAGGGCCAGCCGGGCACGCTGCCCACGCAGCCCACGGCCGTCGGCACCACCGCGGAGCTCGCGCTGCTCGAGTCCACGGACCTGCACACCAACATCCGCAGCTACGACTACTACAAGCTGGCCGAGGACAAGAGCCTCGGGTTCGAGCGGCTCGCCACCTTGATCAAGGCGGCGCGGATGGAGTTCCGCAACTCCCTCCTGGTCGACAACGGCGACACCATCCAGGGGACGGTCCTTTCGGACTTCCAGGCCCTGGTCCAGCCCCTTCGCTGCGATCAGACCCTCGCGATGTACAAGGTCATGAACGCGCTCAACTACGACGTGGCCGGCGTCGGAAATCACGAGTTCAACTACGGCCTCGACTTCCTCAGCCAGGTCACCGGCAGCCGCTTCGAGGTGAATGGTACGCCCAACCCCAGCGCGACGAAGTGCGCGGGTCCGCGCTTCCCCATCGTGCTCGCCAACGTGCTCAGCGCGAAGACGGAGAAGCCGCTCTTCCAGCCCTACACCCTCATCGAGAAGGCCGTCACGGCCATCGACCCGTCGGGCAAGGAGGTCGCCGCGAAGGTCAAGGTGGGCTTCATCGCCTTCACGCCTCCCGCGATCATGAACTGGGACAAGCGCTGGCTGGAGGGCAAGGTCTACACCGCGGGGCTGAAGGAGACCGCCGAGAAGTACGTGCCCGAGATGAAGAGCAAGGGCGCGGACATCATCGTGGCCATCTCGCACGGCGGCCTCGATGACCGGACCTACTCGCCCACCATGGAGAACGGCAGCTACCACCTGTCGCAGGTCCCCGGCGTGGACGCGCTGCTGCTGGGCCACTCGCACCAGGTGTTCCCCGACGCCGCCTCCACGCAGGCGCAGTTCAACCTGCCCGGCGTGGACAAGAAGGCGGGCACGGTCAACGGCGTCCCCGCGGTGATGGCGAACTTCTGGGGCAAGCACCTGGGCGTCATCGCGCTCCAGCTGACCTTCGATGGCACGCGTTGGTCCATCGACAAGACGAAGACCCGGGTCGAGGCGCGCTCCACCCAGTTCGCGGACAAGACGTACGTGGACGTCGAGCCCGCCATCGCGGCGCTCGTACGGACCGAGCACGAGGGCACCATCACCTACGTGAAGACGGCGATTGGCGCGTCGGACTTCCGCATGACCACCTACTTCGCGGACGTGGGTGAAGTGGGCGCCGTGCAGATCGTCAACCAGGCCCAGGCCGCGTATGTGGACCAGTACGTCAAGAACAACCTGCCGCAGTACGCCGCGCTGCCCGTCATCTCCGTCAGCGCGCCCTTCAAGAGCGGCTTCGGCGGCGGTGGGGACTTCACCGACGTGGCGGCGGGCAACCTGGCCATCAACAACGCGGCGGACCTCTACCTGTACCCCAACACGCTCTACGCGGTGAAGGTCACGGGCGCCGGCCTGAAGGCCTGGCTGGAGATGGCGACCACCCGGTTCAACAAGATCGACCCGACCAAGCCCGCGGCCCAGAGCCTCATCAGCACCTTCCCCGGCTACAACTTCGACATGCCGACGACGGCGGACATCCAGTACGAGATCGACGTCACCCAGGACGTCGGCGACCGCATCAAGAACCTCTCCTACAAGGGGACGGCGGTCAGCGAGGGCCAGGAGTTCATCGTCGCCACCAACAACTACCGCGCCAGCGGCGGTGGCGGCTTCCCGGGCCTCGATGGCAGCAACATCATCCTCGCGTCGCCCGACGCCAACCGCGACGTCCTCATCAACTACGTCAAGGAGGCGAAGAACCTCACGCGCGTGGCCAACGGCGCGGCCCGAAGCTGGCGCTTCACGCAGGTGACCACCGCGGGCCCCGTCACGTTCGCCTCGGCGCAGGGCAAGCTCGACGTCGCGCAGGCCGCGGGCCTGAACAACATCTCCGTGTTGAACGCGGACGATGGCACCGGCAAGGGCATGGCGCTCTACGCCATCGACCTGAGCAAGTAG
- a CDS encoding phage tail sheath C-terminal domain-containing protein codes for MPQQLAPSGVLGITGFTEQNAGKVVRAESWSRFVEVMGRASAYSLPEARQALDNGVSELVISPLPVGAGAAASIAIAGDASRFPAGATGDKAGITLTAKAPGPWANGLTVKVEYREYIDKSVSFDLEITHPASGASEVFRRVGSASLVSSLEGSSFVKVDASKPVGWPTAGTYTLAGGKDATADDYATALGRLSNEPDVDLVIAAVQDFSDRAKVTRIYGDVISHCNSLSGDSKGRLGLGQVPPSGAASAHTQLASNLVSDRFVLVAPNGVVGAVAGLVGSLASHQSPTFKRVSGVGEPTLTVADQKELLRGNVVPVVVERGRGTIVVRGLTTDGDQINVRRVADRAVRTLKMVGDLFIGLLNNADGRSALKQKLVEALVQMQKDGAIVPSTEGKDPAFKVEVYSSQQDFALGIVRVNMAVRPVRAIDYIYATITVQV; via the coding sequence TTGCCCCAGCAACTCGCCCCCTCGGGAGTGCTTGGCATCACCGGCTTCACGGAACAGAACGCCGGCAAGGTCGTCCGCGCAGAGAGCTGGTCCCGCTTCGTGGAGGTCATGGGGCGCGCCAGCGCCTACAGCCTCCCGGAGGCGAGACAGGCGCTCGACAACGGCGTCTCGGAGCTGGTCATCTCGCCGCTCCCCGTGGGAGCCGGGGCCGCCGCCTCGATCGCCATCGCGGGCGACGCCAGCCGGTTCCCCGCGGGCGCCACGGGGGATAAGGCGGGCATCACCCTGACGGCGAAGGCCCCCGGCCCCTGGGCCAACGGCCTCACCGTCAAGGTGGAGTACCGCGAGTACATCGACAAGTCGGTGTCCTTCGACCTGGAGATCACCCACCCGGCCAGCGGCGCCTCCGAGGTGTTCCGGCGCGTCGGCTCCGCGTCGCTGGTCTCCTCGCTGGAGGGCTCGTCCTTCGTGAAGGTGGACGCGTCCAAGCCCGTGGGCTGGCCCACGGCGGGCACGTACACGCTGGCGGGCGGCAAGGACGCGACGGCGGACGACTACGCCACCGCGCTCGGCCGGCTGTCCAACGAGCCCGACGTCGACCTGGTGATCGCCGCCGTCCAGGACTTCAGCGACCGGGCGAAGGTGACGCGCATCTACGGCGACGTCATCAGCCACTGCAACAGCTTGAGCGGCGACAGCAAGGGCCGGCTGGGCCTGGGCCAGGTGCCCCCCTCGGGGGCGGCGAGCGCTCACACGCAGCTTGCCAGCAACCTCGTGAGTGACCGCTTCGTGCTGGTGGCGCCCAATGGCGTCGTTGGCGCGGTGGCGGGGCTCGTGGGCAGCCTGGCTTCGCACCAGTCCCCCACCTTCAAGCGGGTCTCCGGCGTCGGAGAGCCCACGCTGACGGTGGCGGATCAGAAGGAACTGCTGCGCGGCAACGTGGTGCCGGTCGTCGTGGAGCGTGGCCGGGGCACCATCGTCGTGCGCGGCCTCACCACGGACGGAGATCAGATCAACGTCCGTCGCGTGGCGGACCGCGCCGTGCGCACGCTGAAGATGGTGGGCGACCTGTTCATCGGTCTGCTCAACAACGCGGACGGCCGCAGCGCTCTGAAGCAGAAGCTCGTGGAGGCGCTGGTGCAGATGCAGAAGGACGGCGCCATCGTTCCCTCCACGGAGGGCAAGGACCCTGCCTTCAAGGTGGAGGTCTATTCGTCGCAGCAGGACTTCGCGCTCGGAATCGTCCGGGTCAACATGGCCGTCCGGCCTGTGCGAGCCATCGACTACATCTACGCGACCATCACGGTCCAGGTCTGA